The following are encoded in a window of Caballeronia sp. NK8 genomic DNA:
- a CDS encoding ATP-binding protein gives MSDPSMLFEMPLFAVLSAERKQWLSANLSEHRLKRGEVLMREGQTVTHQFILLEGELLTEKLVAGRQVIDDTRPAPVSVAEASLLAGMPLPLTFSANTDCYLVSLTESVVRTLLSECESFSKQIFQSMYGRISAYDTFILSGEKLAALGRLSAGLAHELNNPAAAVARAADGMRDALDSLHRATRALVLCAMPADIMDTLDAWASRAPPVVDATPQGALRQSETEERFAQWLSSHGFAKPWLIAPRLVAAGFAPEELESVAARVSREQFGAGVRWLAATFEMRFLSEQTWLGAGRISEIVKAMKSYSYMDQAPLQEVDIHTGIEDTLTIMQHRLKHGVVVTRDYDRALPPVPVYGSELNQVWTNLIDNAIDAMEENGELTIRSHREGNCAVIEISDTGHGIPADILPRLFEPFFTTKPPGKGNGLGLHIAYRTVVHRHDGRLNVVANDSGTTFQVRLPLEHRHAAAR, from the coding sequence ATGAGCGATCCGTCGATGCTCTTCGAGATGCCGCTCTTCGCGGTCTTGTCCGCCGAGCGCAAGCAGTGGCTCAGCGCGAATCTGAGCGAGCATCGCCTGAAGCGTGGCGAAGTCCTGATGCGCGAAGGACAGACCGTGACGCATCAGTTCATCCTGCTCGAAGGCGAGCTGCTGACTGAAAAGCTCGTCGCGGGCCGGCAGGTGATCGACGATACGCGCCCCGCGCCGGTTTCGGTCGCGGAGGCTTCGTTGCTCGCGGGCATGCCGCTGCCGCTCACCTTCAGCGCGAACACGGACTGCTATCTCGTCTCGCTGACCGAGAGCGTCGTGCGTACGCTGTTGAGCGAATGCGAGTCCTTCAGCAAGCAGATCTTCCAGTCGATGTACGGCCGCATCAGCGCCTACGACACCTTCATTCTGAGCGGCGAGAAGCTGGCCGCGCTCGGACGCCTGTCGGCGGGGCTCGCGCACGAGCTGAACAATCCGGCGGCGGCCGTGGCGCGCGCGGCGGACGGCATGCGCGACGCGCTCGACAGTCTGCATCGGGCGACGCGCGCGCTCGTCCTGTGCGCGATGCCCGCCGACATCATGGATACGCTCGACGCCTGGGCGAGCCGCGCGCCGCCCGTCGTCGACGCCACGCCGCAGGGCGCGTTGCGGCAGAGCGAAACGGAAGAGCGTTTCGCGCAGTGGCTTTCTTCACACGGGTTCGCGAAGCCCTGGCTGATCGCGCCGCGCCTCGTGGCGGCCGGTTTTGCGCCGGAAGAACTGGAGTCCGTAGCGGCGCGCGTGAGCCGCGAGCAATTCGGCGCGGGTGTCCGCTGGCTTGCCGCGACATTCGAGATGCGCTTTCTGTCGGAGCAGACGTGGCTCGGCGCCGGACGCATCTCGGAGATCGTGAAGGCGATGAAGTCGTACTCCTACATGGATCAGGCGCCGCTGCAGGAAGTCGACATCCACACCGGTATCGAGGATACGTTGACCATCATGCAGCATCGGCTGAAGCATGGCGTGGTCGTCACGCGGGACTACGATCGCGCGTTGCCGCCCGTGCCGGTGTACGGCAGCGAGCTGAATCAGGTGTGGACCAATCTGATCGACAACGCCATCGACGCGATGGAAGAAAACGGCGAGCTCACGATCCGCTCGCATCGGGAAGGCAACTGCGCGGTGATCGAGATATCCGACACGGGCCACGGCATACCGGCCGATATCCTGCCGCGCCTGTTCGAGCCGTTTTTCACGACCAAGCCGCCCGGCAAGGGCAATGGGCTGGGGCTGCACATCGCGTACCGGACGGTGGTGCATCGGCACGAC
- a CDS encoding dicarboxylate/amino acid:cation symporter: MNKKNSAAIWILGAMVLGIGLGYMIFMSFPDKKAATEIAGYISLVSDVFLRLIKMLIGPLVFSTLVVGIAHMGDAASVGRVFAKALGWFVTASLISLLLGLVMSNLLRPGDNLGLPLPDIGASANLATSKFTLKDFVGHMVPRSFAESMANNEILQIVVFSMFFGVALAALGEKGKVLLAAIDQLSHVMLKITGYVMKLAPLAVLAAMAATVAVNGLTILLKFAVFMADFYLSLFLLWGLLVLAGFAFLKRRVFRLLSLIKEAFMLSFATASSEAAYPKILDALDRFGVKRKISSFVMPMGYSFNLDGSMMYCTFATLFIAQAYNIHLSISTQITMLLILMLTSKGMAGVPRASLVVIAATLNHFNIPEAGLLLILGVDTFLDMGRSATNAVGNSIASAVVAKWEGELLSEQDAAANAARIEAEQDASLAHPAQV, encoded by the coding sequence ATGAACAAGAAGAATTCCGCAGCCATCTGGATCCTGGGCGCGATGGTCTTAGGCATCGGGCTCGGCTACATGATCTTCATGAGCTTCCCCGATAAAAAAGCCGCCACGGAGATCGCCGGTTACATCTCGCTCGTGTCCGATGTCTTTCTGCGGCTGATCAAGATGCTGATCGGGCCGCTGGTGTTTTCCACGCTGGTCGTCGGCATCGCGCACATGGGCGACGCGGCCTCCGTCGGACGCGTGTTCGCCAAGGCGCTCGGCTGGTTCGTCACCGCTTCGCTCATTTCGCTGCTGCTCGGGCTCGTGATGTCGAATCTGCTCAGGCCCGGCGACAACCTCGGCTTGCCGCTGCCCGACATCGGCGCGTCGGCGAATCTCGCGACATCGAAATTCACGCTGAAGGACTTCGTCGGCCATATGGTGCCGCGCTCCTTCGCCGAATCGATGGCCAACAACGAGATCCTGCAGATCGTCGTGTTCTCGATGTTCTTCGGCGTCGCGCTCGCCGCGCTCGGCGAGAAAGGCAAGGTGCTGCTCGCCGCGATCGATCAGCTCTCGCACGTGATGCTCAAGATCACCGGCTACGTGATGAAGCTCGCGCCGCTCGCCGTGCTCGCCGCCATGGCCGCCACCGTGGCGGTCAACGGGCTCACGATCCTGCTGAAGTTCGCCGTCTTCATGGCCGACTTCTACCTGAGCCTGTTTCTGCTGTGGGGACTGCTCGTGCTCGCCGGCTTCGCGTTTCTCAAACGACGCGTCTTCAGGCTGCTGTCGCTCATCAAGGAAGCGTTCATGCTGTCATTCGCGACCGCCAGTTCCGAGGCCGCGTATCCGAAGATCCTCGACGCGCTCGACCGCTTCGGCGTGAAGCGCAAGATCTCGAGCTTCGTGATGCCGATGGGCTACTCGTTCAACCTCGACGGCTCGATGATGTACTGCACGTTCGCGACGCTGTTCATCGCGCAGGCGTACAACATTCATCTGTCGATCAGCACGCAGATCACGATGCTGCTGATCCTGATGCTGACATCGAAGGGCATGGCGGGCGTACCGCGCGCGTCGCTGGTCGTGATCGCCGCCACGCTCAATCACTTCAACATTCCCGAGGCGGGCCTGCTGCTGATCCTCGGCGTGGACACGTTCCTCGACATGGGCCGGTCCGCCACGAACGCCGTGGGCAACTCCATCGCGAGCGCGGTGGTCGCCAAGTGGGAAGGCGAGTTGTTGTCGGAGCAGGACGCGGCGGCGAATGCGGCGCGCATCGAGGCCGAACAGGACGCCTCGCTCGCGCATCCGGCACAGGTCTGA
- a CDS encoding murein hydrolase activator EnvC, with amino-acid sequence MMRQASSMPTSEFSQARMIKSPQSRHRMRATCLAVAFSLILGACASRTPTQRPAQPTPQTTALDVPSTPIGFYRATTGDTLASIAAAYGRDANAIADWNGLSANAALPPGQLLRVGPPSASLAVAGSPTQPTPNATPCRPDALAWPIKGPVLKRFGSDGTKSIIIGGNTGDTIRAAQSGRVVYVGNQIAGYGRLVILKHNSRSLTAYGHNQSILVKEGNDVSKGQPIAIMGDQSGGQASLLFELRLDRQPVDPLPYLFDCAS; translated from the coding sequence ATGATGCGCCAGGCATCCTCGATGCCGACGTCTGAATTTTCACAAGCCAGAATGATCAAATCTCCGCAGTCGCGGCATCGCATGCGCGCGACGTGTCTGGCGGTCGCCTTTAGCCTGATACTGGGCGCATGCGCCAGTCGAACGCCCACGCAGCGTCCGGCTCAACCCACTCCGCAGACGACCGCCCTCGATGTTCCGTCCACGCCCATCGGCTTCTATCGTGCGACGACCGGCGATACCCTTGCTTCCATCGCAGCCGCCTATGGCCGTGACGCGAATGCGATCGCAGACTGGAACGGACTCTCAGCCAATGCTGCACTGCCGCCTGGCCAACTGCTGCGCGTCGGTCCGCCATCGGCATCGCTAGCTGTCGCCGGCAGTCCCACGCAGCCGACTCCGAACGCAACGCCCTGCCGCCCCGATGCGCTGGCGTGGCCAATCAAGGGACCCGTTCTGAAGCGCTTCGGCTCCGATGGGACGAAATCCATCATCATCGGCGGCAACACGGGAGACACGATCCGTGCTGCGCAAAGTGGCAGGGTCGTCTACGTCGGTAATCAGATCGCCGGCTACGGCAGACTTGTGATTCTGAAACATAACAGCCGCTCCCTCACCGCTTATGGCCATAACCAGAGCATTCTCGTGAAAGAAGGCAATGACGTCAGCAAAGGGCAGCCGATCGCGATCATGGGCGATCAATCAGGGGGGCAGGCCTCGCTGCTGTTCGAGCTGAGACTGGATCGCCAGCCTGTGGATCCGCTGCCGTATCTGTTCGACTGCGCCTCATGA
- a CDS encoding sensor histidine kinase, translated as MIELDRLAQIRIFADLPQDRLAWLSDRVSEFSIAAGDVVLREGDMATNLTILLDGELVATQSAGGEHDVERYVRPEAFGTPCVMASIPYPVTLTATRDCRLARLPEAAFRELFVSCGSFSQAVARVMSDWLTALETAALNRSRLAALGKLAAGLAHEMNNPASALTSGLAYVRRELDALEASALALGRHAVSKEMLERLGALVARKAVAAAGPICQSERESRLADWLAARQVTKPWRVAPALAARGVAPDDLAPLADELSPAQLDAAIGWIARVLDLRGVVDDAAQGAQRIFDIVAAMKSYSFMDQGPQQEIDLHDGLDNTLMVMTHETQRGIAITRAYDRSLPRIQAYGSELNQVWTSIVENAIEAMDGQGAIAIHTRRDGDDAVVEIADNGPGIPPDALEHVFEPFYTSKYALHAHGPSLGLGLHIAYRIVVNRHGGTIGARSDANGTVFRVTLPLAGTRAKVPASGRLAGPVL; from the coding sequence ATGATCGAACTCGACAGACTCGCCCAGATCCGTATCTTCGCCGATCTCCCGCAAGACCGGCTGGCATGGTTGAGCGATCGCGTCAGCGAATTCTCGATAGCGGCGGGCGACGTGGTGCTGCGCGAAGGCGACATGGCCACGAACCTCACGATCCTTCTCGACGGCGAACTCGTCGCGACGCAAAGCGCCGGCGGAGAGCACGATGTCGAGCGCTATGTCAGGCCGGAGGCATTCGGCACGCCCTGCGTGATGGCGTCGATACCCTATCCGGTCACGCTCACCGCCACGCGCGATTGCCGGCTCGCGCGCCTGCCGGAAGCGGCGTTCCGTGAACTGTTCGTGTCATGCGGCTCGTTCAGCCAGGCCGTCGCGCGCGTGATGAGCGACTGGCTGACCGCGCTCGAAACCGCCGCGCTCAATCGCAGCCGGCTCGCCGCACTGGGCAAGCTCGCGGCGGGACTCGCGCATGAGATGAACAATCCGGCATCGGCGTTGACGAGCGGGCTTGCCTACGTGCGCCGAGAGCTCGACGCGCTCGAAGCGTCGGCGCTCGCGCTCGGCCGTCACGCGGTATCGAAGGAAATGCTCGAACGGCTCGGCGCGCTCGTCGCCCGCAAGGCCGTGGCGGCGGCGGGTCCGATTTGCCAGAGCGAGCGCGAGTCGCGCCTTGCCGACTGGCTCGCCGCGCGCCAGGTGACGAAGCCATGGCGGGTTGCACCGGCGCTCGCGGCACGCGGCGTCGCGCCGGACGACCTCGCGCCGCTCGCGGACGAACTGAGCCCGGCGCAACTCGATGCGGCCATCGGCTGGATCGCGCGTGTGCTGGATCTTCGCGGTGTGGTGGATGACGCGGCGCAAGGCGCGCAGCGCATCTTCGATATCGTCGCGGCGATGAAATCCTATTCGTTCATGGATCAGGGGCCGCAACAGGAAATCGATCTGCACGACGGCCTCGACAACACGCTGATGGTGATGACGCACGAGACACAGCGCGGCATCGCGATCACGCGCGCGTACGATCGCAGCCTGCCGCGCATCCAGGCCTACGGAAGCGAGCTCAATCAGGTCTGGACGAGCATCGTCGAGAATGCGATCGAGGCGATGGACGGGCAGGGCGCCATTGCGATCCACACGCGCCGCGACGGCGACGACGCCGTCGTCGAAATCGCCGATAACGGCCCGGGCATTCCACCCGACGCGCTGGAGCACGTGTTCGAGCCGTTCTACACGTCGAAGTATGCGCTCCATGCACACGGCCCGAGCCTGGGTCTCGGTCTGCATATCGCGTACCGCATCGTGGTGAACCGGCACGGCGGAACGATCGGCGCGCGATCGGATGCGAACGGCACGGTCTTTCGGGTCACGCTGCCGCTCGCGGGGACACGCGCGAAAGTGCCTGCAAGCGGGCGGCTTGCGGGTCCGGTGCTGTGA
- a CDS encoding sensor domain-containing diguanylate cyclase has product MATEKRFSPSLTTPAPSRQRFSAPNIIVLCGTLIALVMVALCALVLYQGRLDALDRARDTSRNLALLAERDIERNFELYELSLQAVVEGVQRADVIALPPQLRNDVLFDRAATARDLGSILVLDANGQIVIDSGSLPPRQGNFADRRYFTVQRDHPDTGLYISSPYNSRLRGGAPSIALSRRLSHPDGSFAGVAMIAVNLEYFRNLFAGLSLGPHGAVSLIGQDGVMFMRQPFDANVIGRDISHADTFKHFRAAEQGSFSEISSIDGRRRLYYFRNFPKLPLIIMVAEGEEDIYAAWHRRAIIIGSSMGVLAAGFIALSFVLAAQFRRRMRAESELQLLARTDGLTGLHNRRTLGEILDQEWRRACRTRSLFSLLFVDIDRFKAYNDAYGHQAGDDALAAVARCIGDNIRRPGDTAARYGGEEFVVVLPDTPAEGAAHIAEQIRAAISDLSIEHAGSEFGRVTASIGLASWRPERDDDVRSLIRAADEALYDAKASGRNRVMRASPA; this is encoded by the coding sequence GTGGCAACCGAAAAACGCTTTTCCCCGAGTCTGACTACCCCAGCGCCTTCGCGGCAGCGATTCTCCGCGCCGAACATCATCGTGCTGTGCGGCACGCTCATCGCGCTCGTCATGGTGGCGCTCTGCGCGCTGGTGCTGTATCAGGGCAGGCTCGACGCGCTCGATCGCGCGCGCGACACGTCGCGCAATCTCGCGTTGCTCGCCGAGCGCGATATCGAGCGCAATTTCGAGTTGTACGAGCTGTCCCTGCAGGCCGTCGTGGAAGGCGTGCAACGCGCCGATGTCATCGCGTTGCCGCCGCAACTGCGCAACGATGTTTTGTTCGATCGCGCCGCCACCGCGCGCGATCTCGGATCGATTCTCGTGCTCGACGCGAACGGCCAGATCGTCATCGATTCCGGCAGTCTGCCGCCACGTCAAGGCAACTTCGCGGACCGCCGCTATTTCACGGTGCAGCGGGATCATCCCGATACCGGTCTCTACATCAGCAGCCCCTACAACTCGCGTCTGCGCGGCGGTGCGCCCAGCATCGCGCTCAGCCGCAGGCTGTCGCATCCGGATGGATCGTTCGCGGGCGTCGCGATGATCGCGGTGAATCTCGAATACTTTCGCAATCTTTTCGCGGGCCTTTCGCTCGGGCCGCACGGCGCCGTGTCGCTGATCGGCCAGGACGGCGTGATGTTCATGCGTCAACCCTTCGATGCGAACGTGATCGGCCGCGACATCAGCCATGCCGATACCTTCAAGCACTTTCGCGCCGCCGAACAAGGCAGCTTCAGCGAGATATCGTCGATCGACGGCAGGCGGCGTCTCTACTATTTCCGCAATTTTCCGAAGCTGCCGCTCATCATCATGGTGGCCGAGGGCGAAGAGGACATCTACGCGGCATGGCATCGGCGCGCGATCATCATCGGTTCGTCGATGGGCGTGCTCGCCGCCGGTTTCATCGCGTTGTCGTTCGTGCTCGCTGCGCAATTCAGGCGGCGCATGCGCGCCGAATCGGAGCTGCAGTTGCTCGCGCGCACCGATGGCCTGACCGGGCTCCATAATCGCCGGACGCTGGGCGAGATTCTCGATCAGGAATGGCGCAGGGCGTGTCGCACGCGCAGTCTGTTTTCCCTGCTGTTCGTCGATATCGATCGCTTCAAGGCCTACAACGACGCCTACGGCCATCAGGCAGGCGACGACGCGCTCGCGGCCGTCGCGCGCTGCATCGGCGACAACATCCGGCGGCCCGGCGATACCGCTGCGCGCTATGGCGGCGAAGAGTTCGTCGTCGTGTTGCCCGACACGCCGGCCGAGGGCGCGGCGCACATCGCGGAGCAGATTCGCGCGGCCATCAGCGATCTCTCGATCGAGCACGCGGGCAGCGAATTCGGCCGCGTCACGGCGAGCATCGGCCTCGCGAGCTGGCGTCCCGAACGCGACGACGACGTGCGCTCGCTCATCCGCGCCGCCGACGAAGCGCTCTACGACGCGAAGGCATCCGGGCGAAACCGGGTCATGCGGGCGAGTCCGGCCTGA
- a CDS encoding alpha/beta hydrolase, with protein MSDTINLRRRRLLGTTVAGIGLLELGLSGLADAQTAGATRGAATLPASFADLRHVETATLSIGYAEAGPSNGPVVILVHGWPYDIHSFAEVAPMLAAAGYRVIVPYLRGYGGTRILSADTPRNGQQAVIARDIVDMMDALKIDKAILGGFDWGARTVNIIAALWPERCKAMVSVSGYLIGSQKANETPLPPKAELAWWYQFYFATERGRAGYEANRHEFNKLIWRLASPQWRFDDATYDRSAASFDNPDHVAIVIHNYRWRLGLAQGEPQFDALEARLATAPTIAVPTITMEGDANGAPHPEPSAYAKKFTGRYQHRNIGGGVGHNLPQEAPRAFADAIIDVARF; from the coding sequence ATGTCGGATACGATCAATCTTCGCCGCCGCCGTTTGCTGGGCACCACCGTTGCCGGCATCGGCCTGCTCGAACTCGGCCTGAGCGGCCTTGCGGATGCGCAGACGGCAGGCGCGACGCGCGGCGCCGCCACGCTTCCCGCTTCGTTTGCGGACCTCAGGCACGTCGAGACCGCGACGCTCAGCATCGGGTACGCCGAAGCGGGGCCGTCGAACGGGCCGGTCGTGATCCTCGTGCACGGCTGGCCGTACGACATCCACAGCTTCGCCGAAGTCGCGCCGATGCTCGCAGCGGCGGGCTATCGCGTCATCGTGCCGTATCTGCGCGGCTACGGCGGGACGCGCATTCTCTCCGCCGACACGCCGCGCAACGGACAGCAGGCGGTGATCGCACGCGACATCGTCGACATGATGGACGCGCTGAAGATCGACAAGGCGATTCTCGGCGGCTTCGACTGGGGCGCGCGGACGGTTAACATCATCGCGGCGTTGTGGCCGGAGCGCTGCAAGGCGATGGTGTCGGTGAGCGGCTATCTCATCGGCAGCCAGAAGGCCAACGAGACGCCGTTGCCGCCCAAGGCCGAACTCGCGTGGTGGTATCAGTTCTACTTCGCTACCGAGCGTGGCCGCGCGGGCTATGAAGCGAATCGCCACGAGTTCAACAAGCTGATCTGGCGGCTCGCATCGCCGCAATGGCGCTTCGACGACGCGACGTATGATCGCTCGGCCGCATCGTTCGACAATCCGGATCACGTCGCCATCGTGATTCACAACTATCGCTGGCGGCTCGGGCTGGCTCAGGGCGAGCCGCAGTTCGACGCGCTCGAAGCGCGCCTTGCCACCGCGCCGACGATCGCCGTGCCGACCATCACGATGGAAGGCGACGCGAACGGCGCGCCGCATCCCGAGCCTTCCGCCTACGCGAAGAAGTTCACGGGTCGATATCAGCATCGGAATATCGGCGGCGGCGTGGGGCATAACCTGCCTCAGGAAGCGCCGCGCGCTTTCGCCGATGCGATCATCGACGTTGCGCGGTTTTGA
- a CDS encoding amino acid ABC transporter substrate-binding protein — MKMQRFWAALASASLIAMACGARAADDVQTPPPNADAYAPATLTGTLAKARDTGTIALGYRDASVPFSYLGARKEPIGYSIELCKSLVAAIGDAIHKRLNIQWVPVTPENRIDAVVDGKVDLECGSTTSNLERQKRVAFSPIFFVAGTKVMVKQGSPIRSFRDLAGKKVAVTAGTTNEKALRDLDKKFALGLQLQVVPDHAEGFARVANGQADAFATDDVLLYGLIAENRAKGGAYQVIGDYLSYDPYGIMFRKNDPQLAQVVRDAFQTLAADGEIERQYKRWFLQRLPSGTSLDMPMSAQLESIIETMAGGAAQ; from the coding sequence ATGAAGATGCAGCGCTTCTGGGCGGCGCTGGCTTCGGCCAGCCTGATCGCCATGGCTTGCGGCGCGCGCGCGGCCGACGACGTGCAGACACCGCCGCCAAACGCCGACGCCTACGCCCCCGCGACGCTGACCGGCACGCTCGCCAAGGCGCGCGACACGGGCACGATCGCGCTCGGCTATCGCGACGCGTCGGTGCCGTTTTCGTATCTGGGCGCGCGCAAGGAGCCTATCGGCTATTCCATCGAACTGTGCAAGTCGCTTGTCGCGGCGATCGGCGACGCCATCCACAAGCGCCTGAATATCCAGTGGGTGCCGGTCACGCCGGAGAATCGCATCGATGCGGTCGTCGACGGAAAAGTCGATCTGGAATGCGGCTCGACCACGAGCAATCTCGAACGCCAGAAACGCGTGGCCTTTTCGCCGATCTTCTTCGTGGCCGGCACCAAGGTGATGGTCAAGCAAGGCTCGCCGATCCGCTCGTTCCGCGATCTCGCGGGAAAGAAGGTCGCGGTCACCGCAGGCACCACCAATGAAAAGGCCTTGCGCGATCTCGACAAGAAGTTCGCGCTCGGCCTGCAGTTGCAGGTCGTGCCGGATCATGCAGAAGGCTTCGCGCGCGTCGCGAACGGCCAGGCCGATGCGTTCGCCACCGACGACGTGCTGCTGTATGGCCTCATCGCCGAAAATCGCGCGAAGGGCGGCGCGTATCAGGTGATCGGCGATTATCTGTCGTATGACCCGTACGGCATCATGTTCCGCAAGAACGATCCGCAACTCGCGCAGGTCGTGCGAGACGCGTTCCAGACGCTCGCCGCCGATGGCGAAATCGAGCGGCAGTACAAGCGCTGGTTCCTTCAGCGCCTGCCGTCCGGCACGAGCCTCGACATGCCGATGAGCGCGCAACTCGAAAGCATCATCGAGACGATGGCGGGCGGCGCGGCGCAGTAA
- a CDS encoding FAD-dependent oxidoreductase — protein sequence MDKPVILAVDDDPIVAGAVARDLQIAYGEHYQIVRMDSGPAALEAAQHLRLQNRSVALFIADQRMPKMSGIEFLEQAIELFPEAKRVLLTAYADTDAAIRAINTVHLDQYLLKPWHPPEQNFYPALDDLLADWHASSRSAFQGIRILDHRWSPQGHQLRDFMARNHIPFRWLDVERHAEAEPLLSALAPGQRHLPVIVFEDGSVQSRPTTAQIAEKVGLHTRSTTPFHDLVIVGGGPAGLAAAVYGASEGLHVAIIECDAPGGQAGTSSHIDNYLGFPSGVSGADLSRRALAQARRFGAEMILTQHAVGLRIEPPYKFVRLSDGSEVSCLALMVASGVSYRKLEARGVQELTGAGVYYGAALVEAVACANQDLYIVGGANSAGQGAMFLSKYARSVTILCRGPSLSAGMSHYLVEQIHETENIRVRPHTEVESVSGDGHLADITLRDLQTGDSETVPASGLFVFIGAAPCTEWLRGVVERDEHGFLLTGRALVKGGRAPAGWESGRDPFLLETSVPGIFAAGDVRADSVKRVAAAVGEGSIAVHFIHQYLANP from the coding sequence ATGGACAAGCCCGTGATTCTCGCCGTGGACGACGACCCGATCGTGGCCGGCGCGGTGGCGCGTGACTTGCAGATCGCATACGGCGAGCATTATCAGATCGTGCGCATGGATTCGGGACCGGCGGCGCTGGAGGCGGCGCAGCATTTGCGCCTGCAGAACCGGTCGGTGGCGCTTTTCATCGCGGATCAGCGCATGCCGAAGATGAGCGGCATCGAGTTTCTCGAACAGGCCATCGAACTGTTTCCCGAAGCCAAGCGCGTGCTGCTGACCGCCTACGCCGACACCGACGCCGCCATCCGCGCGATCAACACGGTGCATCTCGATCAGTATCTGCTCAAGCCCTGGCACCCACCCGAGCAGAACTTCTATCCGGCGCTCGACGACCTGCTCGCCGACTGGCACGCGTCGTCGCGTTCGGCGTTTCAGGGCATCCGCATTCTCGATCACCGCTGGTCGCCGCAAGGGCATCAACTGCGCGATTTCATGGCGCGCAATCACATTCCGTTTCGCTGGCTCGACGTCGAACGTCACGCCGAAGCCGAACCGCTTCTGAGCGCGCTCGCGCCGGGGCAGCGTCACCTGCCGGTGATCGTGTTCGAGGACGGCAGCGTGCAGAGCCGTCCCACGACCGCGCAGATCGCCGAAAAGGTCGGGCTGCACACGCGTTCGACGACGCCGTTCCACGACCTCGTGATCGTCGGCGGTGGACCGGCCGGACTGGCGGCGGCCGTGTACGGCGCATCGGAAGGGCTGCATGTCGCGATCATCGAGTGCGACGCGCCCGGCGGACAGGCCGGCACCAGTTCGCATATCGACAACTATCTCGGCTTTCCGTCCGGCGTGAGCGGCGCGGACCTGTCGCGGCGTGCGCTCGCGCAGGCGCGGCGCTTCGGCGCGGAGATGATCCTCACGCAGCACGCGGTGGGGCTGCGTATCGAGCCGCCGTACAAGTTCGTCAGGCTATCGGATGGATCGGAAGTAAGCTGTCTCGCGCTGATGGTCGCGAGCGGCGTGTCGTATCGCAAGCTGGAAGCACGCGGGGTGCAGGAACTGACGGGCGCGGGCGTGTATTACGGTGCGGCGCTGGTGGAGGCCGTCGCGTGCGCGAATCAGGACCTGTATATCGTCGGCGGTGCGAATTCTGCCGGCCAGGGCGCGATGTTTCTGTCGAAGTACGCGCGCTCGGTCACGATCCTGTGTCGCGGGCCGTCGTTGAGCGCGGGCATGTCGCACTACCTCGTCGAGCAGATTCACGAGACCGAGAACATTCGCGTGCGCCCGCATACGGAAGTCGAGAGCGTGAGCGGCGACGGGCATCTCGCGGACATCACGCTGCGCGACCTGCAGACCGGAGATTCGGAGACCGTTCCGGCGAGCGGGCTGTTCGTGTTCATCGGCGCGGCGCCGTGCACGGAATGGCTGCGCGGCGTGGTCGAGCGCGACGAGCACGGCTTTCTGCTGACGGGCCGCGCGCTCGTCAAAGGCGGGCGCGCGCCCGCGGGATGGGAGTCCGGGCGCGATCCGTTCCTGCTCGAAACGAGCGTGCCCGGCATTTTCGCGGCGGGCGACGTGCGCGCCGATTCGGTCAAGCGCGTCGCGGCGGCGGTGGGCGAAGGCTCGATCGCCGTGCATTTCATCCATCAATATCTCGCGAATCCATGA